The Armatimonadota bacterium genome includes a window with the following:
- the hisF gene encoding imidazole glycerol phosphate synthase subunit HisF, with product MLQKRIIPCLDVDKGRVVKGVNFVDIRDAGDPVELAAFYDAEGADELTFLDITASHEGRDTIVDVAARTAEKVFIPFTVGGGIRSTDDFRKILKTGADKVSVNTAAVERPELISEGAEMFGSQCVVLAIDARKRPGGGWEVYTHGGRRATGLDAVEWAVRGQELGAGEILLTSMDGDGTLAGYDIGLTRAVAEAVSIPVIASGGAGTLRHIHEALTEGKAEAALVASIVHFRTFTIRQIKEYLHERGVPVRMV from the coding sequence ATGCTGCAGAAGAGGATCATCCCCTGTCTGGACGTGGACAAGGGGCGAGTGGTGAAAGGCGTCAACTTCGTGGATATCCGCGACGCTGGAGATCCGGTGGAGTTGGCTGCCTTCTACGATGCCGAGGGCGCGGACGAGTTGACGTTCCTGGACATCACCGCAAGCCATGAGGGTCGGGATACCATTGTGGATGTCGCCGCCCGCACGGCGGAGAAGGTCTTCATCCCCTTCACGGTGGGGGGAGGGATACGCTCGACGGACGATTTCCGCAAAATCCTAAAGACCGGCGCGGACAAGGTCAGCGTCAATACGGCGGCGGTGGAGCGCCCGGAACTGATCAGCGAGGGGGCCGAAATGTTCGGATCCCAGTGCGTGGTTCTGGCCATTGACGCGCGAAAGCGGCCCGGCGGCGGGTGGGAGGTCTACACTCACGGAGGCCGCAGAGCTACCGGCCTGGATGCCGTGGAATGGGCCGTCCGCGGTCAGGAACTGGGAGCGGGAGAGATCCTGCTGACCAGCATGGACGGCGATGGCACACTGGCGGGGTATGACATCGGTCTCACCCGCGCCGTGGCGGAGGCTGTGAGCATCCCCGTCATCGCATCGGGTGGAGCAGGCACGCTTCGGCACATCCATGAAGCCCTTACTGAAGGGAAGGCGGAGGCCGCGCTGGTGGCATCCATCGTTCACTTCCGGACGTTCACCATCCGGCAGATCAAGGAGTATCTGCACGAGCGCGGCGTCCCGGTCAGAATGGTGTAG
- a CDS encoding DEAD/DEAH box helicase, giving the protein MPDKALWWPQQEALVIADPHLGKAAALRAARMPLPGGSTSEDLGRLSAMLDATGARRLIVLGDLLHAREGRAVRTLEVVSRWRERHCGLEMTLVRGNHDCRAGDPPAEWNIQCVDEPFKLGPFRFCHAPHEDGGDGYWIAGHLHPAVLLRGPARLRERLPCFLFGPAGAILPSFGSLTGAALVRPREGDRIFVTADGAVLEVK; this is encoded by the coding sequence TTGCCCGACAAGGCACTGTGGTGGCCGCAGCAGGAAGCGCTCGTCATTGCCGATCCCCATCTGGGAAAAGCGGCGGCGCTGCGCGCCGCGCGAATGCCCCTGCCCGGCGGGAGCACGAGTGAAGACCTGGGCCGCCTGTCCGCGATGCTGGACGCTACAGGGGCCAGAAGGCTTATTGTCCTGGGGGATCTGTTGCACGCACGCGAAGGGCGCGCCGTCCGCACGCTGGAGGTTGTATCGCGATGGAGAGAGCGGCATTGCGGACTTGAGATGACGCTGGTTCGGGGTAATCATGACTGCCGAGCCGGTGATCCCCCTGCGGAGTGGAACATTCAGTGTGTGGACGAGCCTTTCAAGCTCGGTCCCTTCCGTTTCTGCCACGCGCCGCACGAGGACGGGGGAGACGGCTACTGGATTGCCGGACATCTGCATCCGGCCGTTTTGCTGCGTGGGCCTGCACGGCTTAGGGAGAGACTGCCGTGCTTCCTTTTCGGGCCAGCCGGGGCGATTCTGCCCTCATTCGGATCGCTTACAGGGGCGGCGCTGGTGCGCCCACGCGAGGGAGATCGCATCTTCGTAACAGCCGATGGAGCAGTGCTGGAGGTGAAATGA
- the dnlI gene encoding ATP-dependent DNA ligase, which translates to MRRFQELFAALDSTNRTGGKQAALVEYFREAPPEDAAWAVFFLTGRKLRQAVTSTELRRLAAEEAGIPEWLFEECYDAVGDLAETVALALPPGGEDRPLPPLHVWVRERLLPLREMDDNGRRAVLIQSWKELSPQGRFVWNKLITGGMRLGVSRQLVVRALSEVSGLAPGIIAHRLMGEWEPSAEFFRELLSPDTASSALSQPYPFFLAHPLEDAADTLGEPGDWQAEWKWDGIRAQIVRRDGETFIWSRGEELMTDRFPELAGAAEGLPDGTVLDGEILPWKDGHVLPFAVLQTRIGRKSLTRAVLQHAPVMFMAFDLLETEGRDVRENPLKWRRRALEEILQGVEADRITLSPVISFADWEELEQIRSTSRDRGVEGVMLKRLDSAYGVGRPRGDWWKWKIEPLSVDCVLMYAQRGHGKRASLYTDYTFGVWDGDRLVPFAKAYSGLTDEEIREVDAFVRRNTVERFGPVRSVRPELVFELAFEGIQRSTRHRSGVAVRFPRMVRWRRDKRPADADTLQTVLALLERTEASR; encoded by the coding sequence ATGAGGCGGTTTCAGGAGCTGTTCGCGGCGCTGGACAGCACCAATCGCACCGGCGGGAAGCAGGCGGCGTTGGTCGAGTATTTCCGGGAAGCGCCGCCGGAGGACGCCGCGTGGGCGGTCTTCTTCCTGACCGGCCGCAAGCTGCGGCAGGCTGTCACATCCACGGAGCTTCGCCGCCTTGCGGCCGAAGAGGCCGGCATTCCGGAATGGCTGTTCGAGGAGTGCTATGACGCTGTGGGCGACCTGGCGGAGACCGTGGCGTTGGCGCTGCCGCCGGGTGGAGAAGACAGGCCACTGCCGCCTCTGCACGTCTGGGTGCGCGAGCGTCTGCTGCCGCTCCGGGAGATGGATGATAACGGGAGACGCGCCGTTCTGATCCAGAGCTGGAAGGAGCTGAGCCCGCAGGGGCGGTTCGTTTGGAACAAGCTGATCACTGGAGGAATGCGTCTGGGAGTTTCGCGGCAACTGGTTGTGCGAGCGCTCTCGGAAGTGAGCGGCCTTGCGCCGGGCATCATTGCCCATCGCCTGATGGGGGAATGGGAACCGAGTGCTGAGTTCTTCCGGGAACTGCTGTCTCCGGATACGGCATCTTCAGCCCTCAGTCAGCCCTACCCTTTCTTTCTGGCGCATCCTCTGGAAGATGCTGCAGACACCCTGGGCGAGCCCGGCGACTGGCAGGCCGAGTGGAAATGGGACGGCATCCGGGCGCAGATCGTCCGGCGGGACGGGGAGACGTTCATCTGGTCGCGCGGGGAGGAACTAATGACCGACCGTTTTCCGGAATTGGCCGGCGCCGCGGAGGGCTTGCCGGATGGCACTGTGCTGGACGGGGAGATCCTCCCGTGGAAAGACGGTCACGTGCTGCCGTTCGCCGTTCTGCAGACCCGCATCGGGCGCAAAAGCCTGACCCGCGCCGTCCTGCAGCACGCTCCGGTGATGTTCATGGCGTTCGATCTGCTTGAGACGGAAGGTCGCGACGTCCGCGAAAATCCTCTGAAATGGCGCAGGCGCGCGCTGGAGGAGATCTTGCAGGGGGTGGAGGCAGACCGGATCACCCTGTCCCCGGTGATCTCATTTGCGGACTGGGAGGAGCTCGAGCAGATCCGCTCCACCAGCAGGGATCGCGGGGTGGAAGGGGTCATGCTGAAGCGGCTGGACTCCGCCTACGGCGTGGGACGCCCCCGGGGCGACTGGTGGAAGTGGAAGATCGAGCCGCTGAGTGTGGATTGCGTTCTGATGTATGCTCAGCGCGGACACGGAAAGCGCGCGAGTCTCTACACGGACTACACCTTCGGAGTCTGGGACGGCGACAGGCTGGTGCCGTTCGCGAAAGCTTACTCCGGCTTGACGGACGAAGAGATCCGCGAGGTGGACGCCTTTGTGCGCCGAAACACGGTGGAGCGCTTCGGGCCGGTACGCTCCGTCCGGCCGGAGCTGGTTTTCGAGCTGGCGTTCGAGGGGATCCAGCGGTCCACTCGCCATCGCTCCGGTGTGGCCGTGCGTTTTCCGCGGATGGTCCGGTGGCGGCGCGACAAACGTCCCGCGGACGCCGACACCCTGCAGACGGTCCTGGCTCTCCTGGAGCGCACGGAGGCCAGCCGGTGA
- the helX gene encoding DNA ligase-associated DEXH box helicase, translating to MRPGRIRLEKWFRARGWEPLPHQRKTWDAYLAGESGLLHSPTGSGKTMAVWGGPLIEAAESQAEEGGMRVLWVTPLRALAADLAQALQEAADGTGCGWRVELRTGDTPGSARARQMRSAPQALVTTPESLSLLLSYPESRKLFSGLWLVAVDEWHELLGSRRGVLTELALARLRTLCPALRTWGMSATIGNLDEAVEALGCGETARIIRGDLRRDVVVDALIPGEMERFPWAGHLGARLLPQVLEAVEEAGSCLIFTNTRAQAETWFRMLVEARPDFADRIGLHHGSLDREGREEVERGLKEGRLKCVVCTSSLDLGVDFSPVERVLQIGSPRGVARLLQRAGRSGHDPARSSRITCVPTHAFELVETAAARDAVREGAIEPRPPIRRPLDVLAQHLVTSALGGGFLAEEMYREVRSARAYRDLPREDWEWTLDFVARGGKALRNYPEYRRLEETDGFYTVTDRRIAKMHRLSVGTIVSDAELVVRYAGGAKLGSVEESFLSRMRPGDRFVFAGRLLELVRVRDGEALVRRTTGSATAIPRWMGGRMPLSSELARAVRRRLEQARDGLYEGPEMEAVRPVLELQKSISKIPGSSELLIERLRSREGHHLFLYPFEGRLAHEGLAALLAYRISRLQSVTFTLAVNDYGIEMLSAREAPLDQALKEGLLSPERLDEDIAASLNCVEMARRQFREIARVAGLVFQGYPGSPKKLKQLQASSGLLYDVFARYDPENLLLRQAREEVLDRQLERERMRQALERMERSTVTVMDLDRPSPLGFPLMVERLREKLSSEKLEERIRRMQVQFSAPRRRRKAA from the coding sequence GTGAGACCGGGGCGCATCCGGCTGGAAAAATGGTTCCGCGCCAGGGGATGGGAGCCGCTCCCGCATCAGCGGAAGACCTGGGACGCCTATCTTGCCGGGGAAAGCGGCCTGTTGCACTCGCCCACGGGTTCCGGCAAGACGATGGCTGTCTGGGGTGGGCCGCTCATCGAGGCGGCGGAGAGCCAGGCCGAGGAAGGCGGAATGCGAGTGCTATGGGTGACCCCTCTGAGGGCGCTGGCCGCCGACCTGGCCCAGGCGCTGCAGGAAGCTGCAGATGGCACGGGATGCGGCTGGCGAGTGGAGCTTCGCACCGGGGATACGCCGGGCTCCGCGCGGGCCCGCCAGATGCGAAGCGCTCCTCAAGCCCTGGTCACCACGCCGGAGAGCCTTTCGCTGCTTTTGTCCTATCCTGAGAGCAGGAAGCTGTTTTCCGGGCTTTGGCTTGTGGCTGTGGACGAATGGCATGAGCTGCTGGGCTCCCGGCGCGGCGTGCTGACGGAGCTTGCTCTGGCTCGCCTGCGAACCCTGTGCCCTGCTCTTCGAACCTGGGGGATGTCCGCGACCATCGGCAATCTGGATGAGGCTGTGGAGGCCCTCGGCTGCGGAGAGACGGCCAGGATCATCCGGGGAGATCTCAGGCGCGACGTGGTGGTTGACGCCCTTATCCCCGGTGAGATGGAGCGTTTCCCGTGGGCGGGGCATCTGGGCGCCAGGCTGCTTCCTCAGGTGCTGGAGGCGGTGGAGGAGGCCGGCAGTTGCCTGATCTTCACCAACACGCGCGCGCAAGCCGAGACCTGGTTCCGGATGCTGGTGGAGGCGCGCCCGGACTTTGCAGACCGCATAGGGCTACACCACGGGTCGCTGGACCGGGAGGGACGGGAGGAAGTGGAGAGGGGTCTGAAGGAAGGGCGGCTGAAGTGCGTAGTATGCACCTCCAGTCTGGACCTGGGAGTAGACTTCTCCCCTGTGGAACGGGTGCTACAGATCGGGTCGCCCCGGGGAGTGGCGAGGCTGCTGCAACGGGCTGGGCGAAGCGGACATGACCCGGCCCGATCCAGCCGCATCACCTGCGTCCCCACCCACGCCTTTGAGCTGGTGGAGACGGCGGCCGCGCGGGACGCCGTCCGCGAGGGAGCCATCGAGCCCCGCCCGCCTATCCGGCGCCCCCTGGACGTGCTGGCCCAGCACCTGGTGACTTCGGCTCTCGGTGGAGGTTTCCTCGCAGAGGAGATGTACCGCGAGGTGCGTTCCGCCCGCGCCTATCGCGACCTGCCCCGTGAGGACTGGGAGTGGACGCTGGACTTCGTCGCCCGGGGAGGAAAAGCCCTGCGCAACTATCCGGAATACCGGCGATTGGAAGAGACGGACGGGTTTTACACCGTGACGGACCGGCGCATCGCAAAGATGCACCGGCTGTCGGTCGGGACGATCGTCAGCGACGCCGAGCTGGTGGTCCGTTATGCCGGAGGCGCAAAGCTGGGCAGTGTGGAGGAATCCTTCCTTTCGCGGATGCGCCCCGGTGACCGCTTCGTCTTCGCCGGGCGGTTGCTGGAGCTGGTGCGGGTGCGGGATGGCGAGGCTCTCGTGCGGCGCACGACCGGGAGCGCGACCGCGATCCCCCGCTGGATGGGCGGGCGCATGCCCTTGTCCTCCGAACTGGCCCGCGCTGTCCGCAGAAGGCTGGAGCAGGCGAGGGATGGCCTTTACGAGGGTCCGGAGATGGAGGCGGTCCGGCCCGTCCTGGAGCTTCAGAAAAGCATCTCGAAGATACCGGGCTCCAGTGAGTTGCTGATCGAGCGGCTGCGTTCGCGCGAGGGGCATCACCTGTTTCTGTATCCGTTCGAGGGGCGCCTGGCTCACGAAGGGCTTGCAGCTCTGCTGGCGTACCGGATCTCCCGACTCCAGTCTGTCACATTCACGCTTGCGGTCAACGACTACGGCATCGAGATGCTTTCCGCCAGAGAGGCTCCGCTGGACCAGGCGCTGAAGGAAGGCTTGCTGTCGCCGGAGCGTTTGGATGAGGATATCGCCGCCAGCCTGAACTGTGTGGAGATGGCGCGGCGGCAATTCCGGGAGATCGCACGGGTGGCGGGGCTGGTGTTTCAGGGGTATCCCGGCAGTCCGAAAAAGCTGAAGCAGCTCCAGGCCTCCAGCGGGCTGCTGTACGACGTGTTCGCGCGCTACGACCCGGAAAACCTGCTGCTGCGGCAGGCGCGGGAGGAGGTGCTGGACCGTCAGCTCGAGCGTGAACGTATGCGGCAGGCGCTGGAGCGAATGGAGCGCTCAACGGTGACGGTGATGGACCTGGACCGCCCTTCCCCTCTGGGCTTCCCTCTGATGGTGGAACGTCTTCGCGAGAAGCTGTCGTCCGAGAAGCTGGAGGAGCGCATCCGCAGGATGCAAGTGCAGTTTTCCGCTCCGCGGCGCAGAAGGAAGGCGGCGTGA
- a CDS encoding sodium:calcium antiporter encodes MSYLLTGLAIAGGLAALTAGAELLVRGASRLARAAGVSPLVIGLTVVAVGTSAPEIAVTVGAAVTGEAEIALGNVVGSNIFNVLAVLGLSALASPLVVQRRIVRSEVPVMVLLSFGVAALCLDGSLGRLEGAALAACLAGYLWWMVRRARAEGNGPEVALDGAKSPGLNIVRDVVLTAAGLLLLPAGARLLVSGASEIARALGATELVIGLTIVAAGTSLPEAATSVMATLRGERDIAVGNVVGSNIFNLLGVLGLAGLVSPSPASVPEAALRFDIPVMLACAVACLPVAYTGYRIDRWEGALFVAYYLAYLTFLALDATDHSAAGPYARVMLAFVLPITAVTLGTLAVRTWTARRFRARARASVREAGR; translated from the coding sequence TTGAGCTACTTGCTGACAGGTCTGGCGATAGCCGGAGGGCTGGCGGCGCTGACGGCGGGAGCGGAGCTGCTGGTGCGCGGCGCTTCCCGGTTGGCACGCGCCGCCGGTGTCTCTCCGCTGGTTATCGGCCTGACCGTGGTGGCCGTCGGCACCAGCGCTCCGGAGATCGCGGTCACTGTGGGAGCCGCCGTCACTGGAGAAGCGGAGATCGCGCTGGGCAACGTCGTGGGGAGCAACATCTTCAACGTGCTCGCCGTGCTGGGTCTTTCGGCTCTGGCGTCCCCGCTGGTGGTACAGAGGCGGATTGTGCGAAGCGAGGTCCCCGTCATGGTGCTGCTGAGTTTCGGCGTGGCCGCGCTGTGTCTGGACGGCTCCCTGGGACGCCTGGAAGGAGCTGCACTGGCTGCCTGCCTGGCAGGTTATCTGTGGTGGATGGTACGGAGGGCTCGGGCGGAAGGAAACGGGCCGGAGGTCGCGCTCGACGGCGCAAAGTCGCCGGGCCTCAACATTGTGCGGGATGTGGTGCTGACGGCCGCTGGGCTGCTTCTGCTCCCCGCCGGCGCGCGCTTGCTGGTGAGCGGCGCATCCGAGATCGCCCGGGCGCTGGGGGCGACGGAACTGGTCATCGGTCTGACCATTGTGGCTGCAGGGACATCCCTGCCCGAGGCTGCCACGTCCGTGATGGCCACACTCCGGGGCGAGCGGGATATCGCTGTGGGCAATGTGGTGGGCAGCAACATTTTCAACCTGCTGGGGGTGCTGGGTCTGGCCGGCCTGGTGTCCCCTTCTCCCGCAAGCGTCCCCGAAGCCGCACTGCGATTCGACATTCCGGTCATGCTGGCATGCGCGGTGGCATGCCTGCCGGTGGCATACACGGGCTACCGCATAGACCGCTGGGAAGGAGCGCTTTTCGTCGCGTACTATTTGGCCTATCTGACCTTCCTGGCATTGGACGCCACTGACCATTCCGCCGCCGGACCGTACGCGCGTGTCATGCTGGCGTTCGTGCTTCCGATTACCGCCGTGACCCTCGGCACCTTGGCCGTCCGAACGTGGACGGCTCGCCGCTTCCGGGCACGGGCGAGGGCCAGCGTAAGAGAGGCGGGGCGATGA
- a CDS encoding glycosyl transferase produces the protein MAFRLIRGQRQDEGIVMDAVLVRDADPASRQAVLSELSVFFPAHNEEENIAPLVRSALEVLPAFARRFEIIVVDDGSTDGTWREAERLARRHGEVRCVSHPRNRGYGGALKTGLHEARCEWVFFTDADRQFDLSELGLLVAEALKGADAVIGYRRRRRDPAHRSINAALYRGMIRLLFGLKVRDIDCAFKLLRSEMVRDLPLKSEGALISAELLIRLRKRGARIKEVPVTHYPRVAGKQSGASLRVILRMFRELFSLARELRAEQRAPLPRP, from the coding sequence ATGGCGTTCCGGCTGATTCGCGGGCAGCGGCAGGACGAGGGGATCGTGATGGACGCGGTGCTGGTGCGGGACGCGGATCCGGCGTCCCGCCAGGCTGTTCTGAGCGAGCTCTCCGTGTTTTTCCCTGCCCACAATGAAGAAGAGAACATCGCTCCGCTGGTCCGCAGCGCGTTGGAGGTTCTGCCCGCCTTCGCGCGCCGTTTCGAGATCATCGTCGTGGACGATGGCAGCACTGACGGCACCTGGCGGGAGGCCGAAAGGCTTGCCCGGAGGCACGGTGAAGTCCGCTGCGTATCTCACCCTCGCAACCGGGGATACGGGGGCGCATTGAAGACCGGGCTGCATGAGGCGCGCTGCGAGTGGGTGTTCTTCACAGACGCGGACCGGCAGTTTGACCTCTCGGAGCTGGGTCTTCTCGTTGCTGAGGCTCTGAAGGGAGCGGACGCGGTCATCGGCTACCGCCGCAGAAGGCGGGACCCGGCGCACCGCTCGATCAATGCGGCGCTCTACCGGGGCATGATCCGTCTTCTCTTCGGGCTAAAGGTCCGGGACATAGACTGCGCGTTCAAACTGCTTCGCTCGGAAATGGTCCGGGACTTGCCCCTGAAAAGTGAAGGGGCTCTCATCAGTGCCGAGTTGCTGATCCGGCTCCGGAAACGGGGAGCGCGAATCAAGGAAGTGCCTGTCACACACTATCCCAGGGTTGCGGGAAAGCAATCGGGGGCATCGCTACGGGTCATCCTGCGGATGTTCCGCGAACTGTTCAGTCTGGCGCGCGAGCTGCGGGCGGAGCAACGCGCCCCGCTTCCCCGGCCCTGA